A stretch of the Ctenopharyngodon idella isolate HZGC_01 chromosome 14, HZGC01, whole genome shotgun sequence genome encodes the following:
- the sorbs2b gene encoding sorbin and SH3 domain-containing protein 1 isoform X10 — protein sequence MPELNEHSAYVIYGRKKDLEWHEGLFDIKTQEGEIFNMNTDSGGHIRKSATLLLTLTPMKRIQSSPNLYTLTDSESQSKDSDLWRPSSSTSDGLRNGDMCSSSLAAKGYRSVRPNFQDKKSPTPAQEHSVHSHRLLSTEDQISCSSQAEQSYMHPPSRELERHVASFAIRINPRPQISGRRTQALSLRPPTPPKRMDLPDSHSRPCPPLPSAAPPVPEVPVLLKQTYPGTALTSQSPPNRLRFSLDFISSRAPDHHPETPPPGPPSPGSEPLLGQSRCSSRAQSEASTAVLEELRACGLGPEGGTRTPSPTLSQMSAVTDNIWLHFPAASTANGQMTVNGGLTVPASPRIHLQRPFSPSTYPPPPSLSPSITAMQQARTTASESSTPVYTNVDPPARAPQTDRKETTGKALQYTGIGPVDETGIPIAIRTTVDRPKDWYKTMFKQIHVVPKSENEWPASRTATDPVTSTGTTISKQDKHAAPNAVQAHPAPKTGTYRPITKSVSDNGVYGFRVPAASSLPSPLPTSASTQQRSGEREAPLRGRSTPDMNEWGPPDRKVDTRKYRAEPRSIFDYEPGKSSVLEQERTTSNLRPEDIDLENEPWYKFFAELEFGRPPPKKRLDYNPDSSPRFRAETSLYQPSSDRSLERPSSSASDNKRRRKSEPATAQPRAQSSVGTTQTSVRPPEPPKSSSTQRNPLTSPGSLAATRTKDQDTSREYSYPDVGSHTQQSSRQTPEVREKLPARAIYDFKAQTAKELTFKKGETVYITRQIDNNWYEGEYRGHVGIFPISYVEKIPPSERHQPARPPPPAQSREIGEAIARYNFNADTNVELSLRKGERVILLRQVDKNWFEGKIPGTNKQGIFPVSYVDVVKKTTVQSTGQPPGPNIPTSYSSDRLNSRPSSARTLYNSPSPTVRPFSSSSPSPQRATHLQAITSEWLALTLGLSPSGTPAPTPPPFPSNFQPYYEVLDSAISPSPASSMLGRSPALTPHSSTPALKEGHFIPIFSPKSYMSPEPSLSPQPYLTSASFTPSPTSPSFDTSPRSASVIEILSSQKSDLPEKELQLFSDCKDHYKPGQTDSPKLRSPIDLVVFEAHESPLDILPPKDPDDDLCEELVSIIKASQSKGTFVEEEGFYRQEPDIMEKLPRLFIEEEPKEDNSFLNEPLTSNTFAPVQHAQSEGSDTEMSLSFTQPSSAKYSPPSPRSTPPLPGVSQSPPPSAKLFSRQDLRSPKVKLKQGVLPRARQAAHSPHFLPKKGSTVLVFRI from the exons AACTGAATGAACACTCTGCCTATGTGATctatggaagaaagaaagatctggaatggcatgaag GACTGTTTGACATCAAGACACAAGAAGGAGAGATCTTCAACATGAACACAG ACAGTGGAGGACATATCCGCAAAAGCGCCACGCTTTTACTCACTCTAACCCCCATGAAGAGAATCCAGAGCTCACCAAACCTATACACGCTCACAG ACTCTGAATCACAATCCAAAGATTCAG ATTTATGGAGGCCCAGCAGCAGCACCAGTGATGGTCTGAGAAACGGTGACATGTGCTCTTCCTCTCTGGCAGCTAAAGGCTACAGAAGTGTCAGGCCCAACTTTCAGGATAAAAAGTCTCCCACACCA GCACAAGAGCATAGTGTCCATTCCCACAGACTGCTGTCCACAGAGGACCAAATCTCATGCTCTTCACAAGCAGAGCAGTCCTACATGCACCCCCCATCTAGGGAGTTGGAGAGACACGTAGCTTCCTTCGCCATTCGCATTAACCCTAGGCCACAGATATCGGGACGGCGCACACAGGCACTGTCTTTGAGACCCCCTACCCCTCCTAAAAGGATGGACCTCCCGGATAGCCACTCACGCCCCTGCCCTCCACTGCCATCTGCAGCCCCTCCAGTG CCTGAGGTACCAGTCCTTCTTAAACAAACCTATCCTGGAACAGCACTGACCTCACAGTCACCCCCTAATCGGCTCAGATTCTCCCTCGATTTCATCAGCTCCAGAGCACCTGACCATCACCCCGAGACCCCTCCTCCAGGCCCTCCCTCTCCCGGCTCGGAGCCTCTACTGGGGCAGAGCCGCTGTTCTTCCCGCGCTCAGAGCGAAGCATCCACAGCAGTGCTGGAGGAGTTGAGGGCGTGTGGACTAGGCCCAGAGGGTGGCACTCGTACCCCATCTCCAACCCTCAGCCAGATGAGTGCGGTCACAGACAACATCTGGTTACACTTCCCTGCAGCTAGCACCGCTAAT GGCCAGATGACTGTGAACGGGGGTCTGACTGTGCCAGCAAGTCCTCGTATTCACCTCCAAAGACCCTTCTCTCCCTCAACATACCCTCCTCCTCCTTCACTGAGCCCTAGTATTACAGCCATGCAGCAGGCTAGAACCACTG CCTCTGAGTCCAGCACTCCAGTCTACACCAACGTGGATCCTCCAGCACGAGCGCCACAGACTGACAGGAAAGAAACAACAGGAAAAGCTCTGCAATATACTGGCATCGGTCCTGTGGATGAGACCGGGATTCCCATTGCCATACGAACG ACTGTTGACAGGCCAAAAGATTGGTACAAGACCATGTTCAAACAGATTCATGTGGTGCCTAAATCAG AGAACGAGTGGCCTGCATCCCGTACTGCCACAGACCCTGTTACAAGTACTGGTACAACTATTTCTAAACAag ATAAGCATGCTGCCCCTAATGCTGTTCAGGCCCATCCTGCACCTAAAACTGGCACTTACCGGCCCATCACCAAGAGTGTCTCTGATAATGGCGTATACGGTTTCAGGGTGCCTGCTGCCTCTTCTCTCCCTTCTCCTCTGCCCACATCAGCATCCACACAGCAGAGATCCGGTGAAAGGGAGGCACCACTGAGAGGGAGGAGCACACCTGACAT GAATGAGTGGGGTCCTCCTGATAGAAAGGTTGACACACGGAAATACAGAGCAGAGCCAAGGAGTATTTTTGACTATGAGCCGGGGAAGTCGTCTGTTTTAGAGCAAGAAAGAACG ACAAGTAACTTAAGACCTGAGGACATAGATTTAGAGAATGAGCCGTGGTATAAGTTCTTTGCTGAACTGGAGTTTGGGCGGCCG CCTCCAAAAAAACGTCTTGATTACAATCCAGACAGCTCACCTCGATTCCGCGCAGAG ACCTCCCTTTATCAGCCATCCTCAGACAGGAGCCTTGAAAGGCCATCAAG CTCTGCAAGTGATAACAAGAGGAGACGGAAATCTGAACCTGCAACAGCTCAGCCCAGGGCACAGAGCAGCGTGGGCACAACACAAACGTCTGTGAGACCACCAGAGCCGCCCAAGAGCAGCAGCACCCAGAGGAATCCCCTCACCAGCCCCGGTTCCCTCGCGGCCACCAGGACTAAAG ATCAGGACACATCCAGAGAATATTCTTACCCTGATGTGGGCAGCCACACACAGCAGAGCAGCAGACAAACCCCTGAAGTCAGAGAG AAACTGCCAGCCAGAGCAATATATGACTTCAAAGCACAGACAGCGAA aGAGCTGACGTTTAAGAAAGGAGAGACGGTATACATCACTAGGCAGATAGATAATAACTGGTATGAAGGAGAATATCGTGGACATGTGGGCATCTTCCCTATCTCATATGTTGAG AAAATCCCTCCTTCAGAGAGACATCAGCCAGCGAGACCTCCTCCGCCAGCTCAAAGCAGAGAAATTGGAGAAGCAATTGCCCGCTACAACTTTAATGCTGATACTAATGTGGAACTTTCATTaagaaaa GGAGAGCGCGTTATTCTGTTGCGGCAGGTGGATAAGAACTGGTTTGAGGGCAAGATCCCCGGTACAAACAAACAAGGGATTTTTCCAGTGTCTTATGTGGATGTTGTTAAGAAGACCACAGTACAAAGTACTGGTCAACCTCCTGGGCCCAATATACCCACCAGCTACTCCAGTGACAGACTGAACAGTAGG CCGTCATCTGCACGTACCCTCTACAACTCTCCATCCCCTACTGTCCGTCCATTCTCCTCATCCTCTCCTAGTCCACAAAGAGCCACACACCTTCAGGCCATCACCAGCGAGTGGTTGGCCCTCACTCTGGGTCTGTCTCCTTCAGGAACCCCTGCCCCTACACCTCCTCCCTTCCCTTCCAATTTCCAGCCATACTATGAAGTTTTGGACTCTGCCATTTCCCCTTCTCCTGCCTCCTCCATGCTGGGCCGCTCTCCAGCCCTCACTCCCCACTCCTCCACTCCTGCGCTCAAAGAGGGCCACTTCATTCCCATCTTCTCCCCAAAGTCTTACATGTCCCCCGAACCCAGCCTGTCACCTCAACCTTACCTCACCTCCGCCTCCTTCACTCCTTCGCCCACCTCACCCTCATTTGACACCAGCCCCAGGTCTGCCAGTGTCATAGAGATCCTTTCCAGTCAAAAATCAGATTTACCCGAGAAGGAACTGCAGTTGTTCTCAGATTGCAAAGACCATTATAAACCAGGCCAGACAGACTCCCCTAAATTGCGTAGCCCTATTGACTTGGTTGTTTTTGAGGCACATGAATCCCCATTGGATATTCTGCCACCAAAAGACCCCGATGATGATCTATGTGAGGAGTTAGTGTCAATCATTAAGGCCAGCCAATCAAAGGGCACATTCGTAGAAGAGGAGGGATTTTATCGCCAGGAACCAGATATAATGGAAAAGCTTCCCAGACTGTTTATAGAGGAAGAGCCGAAAGAAGACAACAGCTTCTTAAATGAACCCCTGACATCAAATACATTTGCTCCAGTCCAACACGCCCAGAGTGAGGGTTCAGATACTGAG ATGTCATTGTCGTTCACACAGCCCTCATCGGCTAAATACTCTCCCCCTTCCCCGCGCTCCACCCCCCCTTTGCCTGGGGTTTCACAGTCGCCCCCTCCCTCTGCAAAACTGTTCTCTCGACAGGACCTCCGCTCCCCAAAGGTCAAG CTTAAACAAGGTGTACTCCCCAGGGCCAGGCAAGCAGCCCATTCCCCACATTTCCTTCCAAAAAAGGGGAGTACAGTCCTCGTTTTCAGGATTTAA